In Erpetoichthys calabaricus chromosome 4, fErpCal1.3, whole genome shotgun sequence, one genomic interval encodes:
- the LOC114650499 gene encoding collagenase 3-like isoform X2, with translation MQSLKILYFVAFLAAAYAVPILRDNTEEENTEFAQEYLQKLYNLTSSSGPNFRRRSNELTEKLKEMQKFFGLQVTGTLDSNTLEVMKKSRCGVPDVAHYSTFPGALKWNKNSLTYRIENYTPDMPQADVDKAIEKAFAVWTKVTPLKITQIYSGTADIMILFVTGDHGDNSPFDGPGGFLAHAFAPSDGIGGDTHFDEDETFTSGSAGYNLFLVAAHEFGHALGLGHSNDPGALMYPIYSYVNPGTFSLSQDDIQGIESLYGSNPNVPNNPVPDAPKTPNACDPNLSLNAVTTLRGEMMLFKDRFFWRKSPFMANVEQYTIKSFWPELPDDIDAAYESRERDLVYLFKGNQVWALFGYDIQQGYPQSMQKFGLPAGINKIDAALYNENTGKVLIFVGNKYYSYDEARRRIDKGYPKSIESGFPGIGGKVDAAVEDNGLMYFFSGSRMFEYNIMSKRVIRVLTTNYFLGC, from the exons ATGCAGTCTTTGAAGATCCTGTATTTTGTTGCTTTCCTGGCAGCAGCATATGCTGTCCCAATATTGCgggacaacactgaagaagaGAATACTGAATTTGCACAG GAGTACCTTCAAAAATTATACAACCTTACCTCTAGCTCTGGACCTAACTTCAGACGACGCAGTAATGAATTGACTGAAAAACTCAAAGAGATGCAGAAATTCTTTGGCCTCCAAGTGACTGGTACACTGGATTCTAATACCCTGGAGGTTATGAAAAAATCAAGATGTGGCGTCCCTGATGTGGCTCATTACTCCACATTTCCTGGTGCTctaaaatggaacaaaaatagCCTCACTTACAG aaTTGAAAACTACACACCTGACATGCCCCAAGCAGATGTAGACAAAGCAATAGAGAAAGCTTTTGCGGTTTGGACTAAGGTGACGCCTTTGAAAATCACCCAAATCTACAGCGGGACAGCTGATATTATGATCTTATTTGTTACTGGAG acCATGGTGATAATTCTCCCTTTGATGGCCCTGGAGGATTTCTAGCTCATGCCTTTGCACCTTCAGATGGCATTGGAGGTGACACTCATTTTGATGAAGATGAAACATTTACAAGTGGATCAGcag GATATAACTTGTTCCTTGTCGCTGCCCATGAGTTTGGTCATGCTCTGGGTCTGGGTCACTCAAACGACCCTGGTGCATTGATGTACCCAATTTACAGCTATGTCAACCCTGGAACGTTTTCTTTGTCACAGGATGATATTCAAGGGATCGAGTCACTCTATG GTTCTAACCCCAATGTTCCAAACAATCCAGTGCCTGATGCCCCAAAAACTCCAAATGCTTGTGATCCAAACCTATCTTTGAATGCTGTGACCACTTTGCGGGGAGAAATGATGCTCTTTAAAGACAG gttCTTTTGGCGAAAAAGCCCCTTCATGGCCAATGTTGAACAGTACACCATTAAATCTTTCTGGCCCGAATTGCCTGATGACATTGATGCAGCATATGAAAGCAGAGAGCGTGATTTAGTCTACCTCTTTAAAg gaaaCCAAGTCTGGGCTCTGTTTGGATATGACATCCAACAAGGCTATCCACAAAGTATGCAGAAGTTTGGACTTCCAGCAGGGATCAATAAGATTGATGCTGCACTCTATAATGAAAACACTGGGAAGGTTTTAATCTTTGTTGGAAACAAATACTACAG TTATGATGAGGCCAGACGAAGAATTGACAAAGGGTATCCCAAGTCAATAGAAAGCGGTTTTCCTGGAATTGGTGGAAAAGTTGATGCTGCTGTTGAAGATAACG
- the LOC114650499 gene encoding collagenase 3-like isoform X1: MQSLKILYFVAFLAAAYAVPILRDNTEEENTEFAQEYLQKLYNLTSSSGPNFRRRSNELTEKLKEMQKFFGLQVTGTLDSNTLEVMKKSRCGVPDVAHYSTFPGALKWNKNSLTYRIENYTPDMPQADVDKAIEKAFAVWTKVTPLKITQIYSGTADIMILFVTGDHGDNSPFDGPGGFLAHAFAPSDGIGGDTHFDEDETFTSGSAGYNLFLVAAHEFGHALGLGHSNDPGALMYPIYSYVNPGTFSLSQDDIQGIESLYGSNPNVPNNPVPDAPKTPNACDPNLSLNAVTTLRGEMMLFKDRFFWRKSPFMANVEQYTIKSFWPELPDDIDAAYESRERDLVYLFKGNQVWALFGYDIQQGYPQSMQKFGLPAGINKIDAALYNENTGKVLIFVGNKYYSYDEARRRIDKGYPKSIESGFPGIGGKVDAAVEDNGLMYFFSGSRMFEYNMMSKRVIRVLATNYFLGC, from the exons ATGCAGTCTTTGAAGATCCTGTATTTTGTTGCTTTCCTGGCAGCAGCATATGCTGTCCCAATATTGCgggacaacactgaagaagaGAATACTGAATTTGCACAG GAGTACCTTCAAAAATTATACAACCTTACCTCTAGCTCTGGACCTAACTTCAGACGACGCAGTAATGAATTGACTGAAAAACTCAAAGAGATGCAGAAATTCTTTGGCCTCCAAGTGACTGGTACACTGGATTCTAATACCCTGGAGGTTATGAAAAAATCAAGATGTGGCGTCCCTGATGTGGCTCATTACTCCACATTTCCTGGTGCTctaaaatggaacaaaaatagCCTCACTTACAG aaTTGAAAACTACACACCTGACATGCCCCAAGCAGATGTAGACAAAGCAATAGAGAAAGCTTTTGCGGTTTGGACTAAGGTGACGCCTTTGAAAATCACCCAAATCTACAGCGGGACAGCTGATATTATGATCTTATTTGTTACTGGAG acCATGGTGATAATTCTCCCTTTGATGGCCCTGGAGGATTTCTAGCTCATGCCTTTGCACCTTCAGATGGCATTGGAGGTGACACTCATTTTGATGAAGATGAAACATTTACAAGTGGATCAGcag GATATAACTTGTTCCTTGTCGCTGCCCATGAGTTTGGTCATGCTCTGGGTCTGGGTCACTCAAACGACCCTGGTGCATTGATGTACCCAATTTACAGCTATGTCAACCCTGGAACGTTTTCTTTGTCACAGGATGATATTCAAGGGATCGAGTCACTCTATG GTTCTAACCCCAATGTTCCAAACAATCCAGTGCCTGATGCCCCAAAAACTCCAAATGCTTGTGATCCAAACCTATCTTTGAATGCTGTGACCACTTTGCGGGGAGAAATGATGCTCTTTAAAGACAG gttCTTTTGGCGAAAAAGCCCCTTCATGGCCAATGTTGAACAGTACACCATTAAATCTTTCTGGCCCGAATTGCCTGATGACATTGATGCAGCATATGAAAGCAGAGAGCGTGATTTAGTCTACCTCTTTAAAg gaaaCCAAGTCTGGGCTCTGTTTGGATATGACATCCAACAAGGCTATCCACAAAGTATGCAGAAGTTTGGACTTCCAGCAGGGATCAATAAGATTGATGCTGCACTCTATAATGAAAACACTGGGAAGGTTTTAATCTTTGTTGGAAACAAATACTACAG TTATGATGAGGCCAGACGAAGAATTGACAAAGGGTATCCCAAGTCAATAGAAAGCGGTTTTCCTGGAATTGGTGGAAAAGTTGATGCTGCTGTTGAAGATAACG gctTAATGTACTTCTTCAGTGGCTCAAGAATGTTTGAGTACAACATGATGTCCAAGAGAGTTATTCGTGTTTTGGCTACCAATTATTTCTTGGGTTGTTAG